A genomic stretch from Octopus sinensis linkage group LG14, ASM634580v1, whole genome shotgun sequence includes:
- the LOC115219398 gene encoding protocadherin beta-15-like isoform X2 codes for MLLHLCVLLTFFHCYLSEDITFHVKEENIPHTYVGDIATDLQKSDSSFLKNKDLITFSQLQQKGEQLFNVTKTGKLYTVETLDAESVCSYEKECFEIVKVAVHKSKTFMKILKIKVIIEDINDHQPEFPEKEITLHFREGDGKGMKKTIPNAIDKDKGYQNSLINYELKNDREHYSLLVSKRADGISTLGIILEKKLDRETKDSYDIEVIAKDGGTPPKQSVLNVKISVEDENDNPPQFSQSIYNVSIEHKHKKNIPVVTLSASDLDIGRNGKISFYFSPKTDMQMKQYFNIDENSGKIFLIKSLEVDSKNSLKLYIEAKDNGIPPLSSIATVMVNVINQHNNPPNIDVNFISTQNHNTATILEDIKVGSFIAYVMVTDNDVGHNGEVNCHIKDDTFKLQSMGSKEYKIVLKKAVDRETQEHYHFTVSCEDKGLPALKTDKDLSIQVLDVNDVEPHFTKDTFKFLTYENDKANFPIGFINATDPDIGKGGELSYSLRNKQQYRLPFQIINSGFISTNQSLDREHRDFYEFEVFVKDNGSPSLNNTVNVEVEVLDRNDNAPYFTFPSVDHFTLNVHYHPQSKNDITVLKASDIDSHMNAFLRYEIVSGNERQLFKLDSFTGVLSYSRTVYQNDAGSYELEFVVKDSGTPVLSATTSVSLTLTVSNKTSPMFTAVHLPSDNTIDATLLIIIVVAAVIVSIAIVVSITLCIVRCNNVRNSSSERTAEEKQAYQCRNEMRQLIYQGNNSVPVMSGNRGELSDRYGHSRSHYYPEDWKTSTMNRTLQKSTKKYSQPIEVTSYGDNRPSSNYPTDTLTSRKSSGQCWSERSSRQYEEIPAMSGIYGGAPPDVSSTSERDHYQDRYVKPPERQLPSTPDVVVS; via the exons ATGTTGTTACACCTGTGTGTTTTGCTGACTTTCTTCCACTGTTATTTAAGTGAAGATATCACATTCCATGTTAAGGAAGAGAATATTCCTCATACGTATGTAGGGGACATTGCTACTGACTTACAGAAATCAGACAGCTCCTTCTTAAAGAATAAGGATTTAATTACATTTAGTCAACTGCAACAAAAGGGAGAACAGTTGTTCAATGTGACTAAAACAGGTAAACTGTACACTGTTGAGACATTGGATGCTGAGTCTGTGTGTAGTTATGAGAAAGAATGTTTTGAAATCGTTAAAGTTGCTGTTCACAAATCCAAGACATTTATGAAGATCTTAAAGATTAAAGTCATAATAGAAGACATCAATGACCACCAACCTGAGTTTCCTGAGAAAGAAATTACTCTACATTTCAGAGAAGGAGATGGTAAAGGTATGAAGAAAACCATTCCTAATGCCATTGACAAAGATAAAGGTTATCAAAACAGCttaattaattatgaattaaaaaatgaTAGGGAACATTACTCACTATTAGTCTCCAAAAGAGCAGATGGAATATCTACGTTGGGaattattttagaaaagaaattagACAGAGAAACGAAAGACAGTTACGATATTGAAGTCATTGCTAAAGATGGGGGAACTCCACCAAAACAATCTGTTTTAAATGTGAAAATATCTGTAGAAGACGAAAATGATAATCCACCACAATTTTCCCAAAGTATCTACAATGTCTCtattgaacataaacataaaaagaatattCCAGTAGTCACATTATCTGCCAGTGATTTAGACATTGGCAGGAATGGTAAAATATCTTTCTATTTCAGTCCGAAGACTGATATGCAAATGAAACAGTATTTTAATATTGATGAAAACTCTGGGAAAATATTCTTAATAAAATCTTTAGAGGTTGACagcaaaaattctttaaaattatatattgaagCTAAAGATAATGGGATTCCTCCTCTCAGTTCCATAGCAACGGTTATGGTAAATGTCATCAACCAACACAACAATCCTCCAAATATTGATGTGAACTTTATTTCTACACAGAATCACAACACAGCCACCATTCTGGAAGACATCAAAGTTGGTAGTTTCATTGCTTATGTGATGGTCACTGACAATGATGTTGGACACAATGGAGAGGTGAACTGTCATATCAAAGACGACACATTCAAACTACAGTCAATGGGATCGAAGGAATATAAAATAGTTCTAAAGAAAGcagtagacagagagacacaggaaCATTATCACTTTACTGTGTCGTGTGAAGATAAAGGATTACCTGCTCTGAAAACTGATAAAGATCTGTCAATCCAAGTGTTGGATGTGAATGATGTAGAACCACACTTTACGAAAGACACATTCAAGTTCCTTACCTATGAGAATGACAAAGCTAATTTCCCTATTGGCTTTATCAATGCTACAGACCCAGATATTGGTAAGGGAGGTGAATTGTCTTATTCTCTGAGAAATAAACAGCAATATCGTCTGCCATTCCAGATTATCAACTCTGGCTTTATTTCAACAAACCAGTCTTTAGACAGAGAACACAGAGATTTCTATGAGTTTGAGGTTTTTGTGAAAGACAATGGAAGCCCATCTCTGAATAACacagtgaatgttgaagtggaagTATTGGATAGAAATGATAATGCTCCATATTTTACATTTCCTAGTGTTGACCATTTCACTCTTAATGTCCACTATCATCCGCAAAGTAAGAACGACATCACAGTTCTGAAAGCATCTGATATAGACAGTCACATGAATGCTTTTCTCAGGTACGAAATCGTTTCAGGTAATGAGAGACAGTTATTCAAACTGGACTCTTTCACTGGTGTGTTATCTTACTCTCgcacagtttaccaaaatgatgccgGATCATATGAGCTTGAGTttgttgtgaaagacagtggtactCCAGTTCTGTCAGCAACAACTAGTGTGTCTTTGACACTGACTGTTAGTAACAAGACGTCACCAATGTTCACAGCTGTGCACCTACCAAGTGATAACACAATAGATGCGACATTGTTGATTATCATTGTAGTAGCAGCTGTGATAGTATCTATAGCTATTGTGGTTTCTATAACCCTGTGTATTGTGAGATGTAACAATGTGAGAAATAGCTCATCTGAAAGAACAGCAGAAGAGAAACAGGCATACCAATGTCGCAATGAGATGAGACAGTTGATCTATCAAGGTAACAACAGTGTACCTGTGATGTCAGGTAATCGAGGAGAATTGTCAGACAGATATGGTCATTCGAGGAGCCATTACTATCCTGAAGACTGGAAGACATCGACAATGAACCGGACACTTCAGAAGTCTACAAAg AAATACAGTCAACCCATTGAGGTGACATCTTACGGAGACAACAGACCATCCTCTAACTATCCCACTGACACATTGACCAGTCGTAAGAGCAGTGGACAGTGCTGGAGTGAGCGGTCAAGCCGACAGTATGAAGAAATACCAGCAATGTCAG GAATCTATGGTGGTGCCCCACCCGATGTATCAAGCACTAGTGAGAGAGACCATTACCAAGACAGATATGTGAAACCTCCAGAGAGACAGTTACCTTCAACACCAGATGTTGTTGTCAGTTAA
- the LOC118766120 gene encoding general transcription factor II-I repeat domain-containing protein 2-like, which produces MCPENVDLFSAISLSANTVARRVEHIERNIKSQLKDKASKFVCFSVALDESIDVSDTSQLLLFIRGINANFEITEELVSVHSMHGTTTGIDIFREVEKSVAEYNLEWKKLKCITTDGGRNMCGTKKGLVGQINKVIENSGGLKPLVLHCILHQQALCGKHLDLSSVLDPVISTVNYIRSHGLKHCQFRDFLEEMNAEFPDLPYYTSVRWLSYGKILARFFELRTEIEIFLNEKNHSQVLLKDSEWLWKLAFSADLTMHLNDFNLRIQGETSLICDLYSKVKAFRKKLILFESQLTRSCFTHFSRCDKYRQEAATPFPNLFAQDVILALKQQFEERFSDLDACSSKLRIFENPFNSVIGDLPSELQMEVIDLQSNDILKDKYKEGNLIEFYKCLPSDQFLHLRRFACEFISVFGTTYLCEKTFSKMKYTKSCYRSQLSDEHLNALLVIGTTHFEPQLDKILSEMKQFHVSPIDQS; this is translated from the coding sequence ATGTGTCCAGAAAACGTAGATTTATTTTCCGCAATTAGTCTTTCTGCGAACACTGTTGCTCGTAGGGTTgaacatattgaaagaaatattaaatcacagCTAAaagacaaagccagcaagtttgtaTGCTTTTCTGTTGCACTTGATGAGTCAATTGATGTATCAGACACATCCCAATTGTTATTGTTCATCAGAGGAATAAATGCCAATTTTGAGATTACTGAGGAACTTGTATCTGTGCACAGCATGCATGGAACAACAACAGgcatagatatttttagagaagtGGAAAAGTCAGTGGCTGAGTATAATTTGGAATGGAAAAAACTAAAATGCATAACAACAGATGGTGGCAGAAATATGTGTGGAACCAAAAAGGGCTTAGTTGGGCAAATTAACAAAGTAATTGAGAATTCCGGTGGATTGAAACCTTTGGTATTGCATTGTATTCTTCATCAGCAAGCACTGTGTGGAAAGCATCTTGATTTATCATCTGTATTAGATCCTGTGATTTCCACTGTTAACTACATAAGATCTCATGGACTCAAACATTGCCAATTTCGTGATTTCTTGGAGGAAATGAATGCTGAGTTTCCAGACCTACCTTACTATACTTCAGTAAGATGGCTTAGCTATGGAAAAATTCTGGCTAGATTTTTTGAGCTTCgaactgaaattgaaatatttttaaatgagaaaaaccaTTCACAGGTGTTGCTCAAAGACAGTGAATGGCTCTGGAAATTAGCATTTTCAGCCGATTTAACTATGCATCTCAATGATTTCAACCTACGGATACAAGGTGAAACTTCACTCATCTGTGATTTGTACTCAAAGGTGAAAGCTTTTCGTAAGAAATTAATACTATTTGAAAGTCAGTTAACAAGAAGCTGCTTTACTCATTTTTCACGATGTGACAAATATAGACAGGAAGCTGCCACTCCATTTCCAAACTTGTTTGCTCAAGATGTCATTTTAGCTTTGAAACAACAGTTTGAAGAACGTTTTTCTGATCTTGATGCATGTTCTTCAAAactaagaatttttgaaaatccaTTTAACTCTGTTATTGGAGACTTACCTTCTGAGTTACAAATGGAAGTTATTGATTTGCAATCCAATGACATCCTGAAGGACAAATATAAAGAGGGAAATTTGATTGAATTCTACAAATGCCTTCCATCCgaccaatttcttcatttaaggAGGTTTGCCTGTgaattcatttcagtttttgGCACCACATATTTGTGTGAGAAGACTTTTTCAAAGATGAAATACACAAAATCCTGCTACAGATCACAATTGTCTGATGAACATTTAAATGCATTGCTTGTTATTGGAACCACTCATTTTGAACCTCAGTTGGACAAAATTTTGtcagaaatgaaacaatttcatgTTTCCCCTATTGatcaaagttaa
- the LOC115219398 gene encoding protocadherin beta-15-like isoform X1 codes for MLLHLCVLLTFFHCYLSEDITFHVKEENIPHTYVGDIATDLQKSDSSFLKNKDLITFSQLQQKGEQLFNVTKTGKLYTVETLDAESVCSYEKECFEIVKVAVHKSKTFMKILKIKVIIEDINDHQPEFPEKEITLHFREGDGKGMKKTIPNAIDKDKGYQNSLINYELKNDREHYSLLVSKRADGISTLGIILEKKLDRETKDSYDIEVIAKDGGTPPKQSVLNVKISVEDENDNPPQFSQSIYNVSIEHKHKKNIPVVTLSASDLDIGRNGKISFYFSPKTDMQMKQYFNIDENSGKIFLIKSLEVDSKNSLKLYIEAKDNGIPPLSSIATVMVNVINQHNNPPNIDVNFISTQNHNTATILEDIKVGSFIAYVMVTDNDVGHNGEVNCHIKDDTFKLQSMGSKEYKIVLKKAVDRETQEHYHFTVSCEDKGLPALKTDKDLSIQVLDVNDVEPHFTKDTFKFLTYENDKANFPIGFINATDPDIGKGGELSYSLRNKQQYRLPFQIINSGFISTNQSLDREHRDFYEFEVFVKDNGSPSLNNTVNVEVEVLDRNDNAPYFTFPSVDHFTLNVHYHPQSKNDITVLKASDIDSHMNAFLRYEIVSGNERQLFKLDSFTGVLSYSRTVYQNDAGSYELEFVVKDSGTPVLSATTSVSLTLTVSNKTSPMFTAVHLPSDNTIDATLLIIIVVAAVIVSIAIVVSITLCIVRCNNVRNSSSERTAEEKQAYQCRNEMRQLIYQGNNSVPVMSGNRGELSDRYGHSRSHYYPEDWKTSTMNRTLQKSTKQKYSQPIEVTSYGDNRPSSNYPTDTLTSRKSSGQCWSERSSRQYEEIPAMSGIYGGAPPDVSSTSERDHYQDRYVKPPERQLPSTPDVVVS; via the exons ATGTTGTTACACCTGTGTGTTTTGCTGACTTTCTTCCACTGTTATTTAAGTGAAGATATCACATTCCATGTTAAGGAAGAGAATATTCCTCATACGTATGTAGGGGACATTGCTACTGACTTACAGAAATCAGACAGCTCCTTCTTAAAGAATAAGGATTTAATTACATTTAGTCAACTGCAACAAAAGGGAGAACAGTTGTTCAATGTGACTAAAACAGGTAAACTGTACACTGTTGAGACATTGGATGCTGAGTCTGTGTGTAGTTATGAGAAAGAATGTTTTGAAATCGTTAAAGTTGCTGTTCACAAATCCAAGACATTTATGAAGATCTTAAAGATTAAAGTCATAATAGAAGACATCAATGACCACCAACCTGAGTTTCCTGAGAAAGAAATTACTCTACATTTCAGAGAAGGAGATGGTAAAGGTATGAAGAAAACCATTCCTAATGCCATTGACAAAGATAAAGGTTATCAAAACAGCttaattaattatgaattaaaaaatgaTAGGGAACATTACTCACTATTAGTCTCCAAAAGAGCAGATGGAATATCTACGTTGGGaattattttagaaaagaaattagACAGAGAAACGAAAGACAGTTACGATATTGAAGTCATTGCTAAAGATGGGGGAACTCCACCAAAACAATCTGTTTTAAATGTGAAAATATCTGTAGAAGACGAAAATGATAATCCACCACAATTTTCCCAAAGTATCTACAATGTCTCtattgaacataaacataaaaagaatattCCAGTAGTCACATTATCTGCCAGTGATTTAGACATTGGCAGGAATGGTAAAATATCTTTCTATTTCAGTCCGAAGACTGATATGCAAATGAAACAGTATTTTAATATTGATGAAAACTCTGGGAAAATATTCTTAATAAAATCTTTAGAGGTTGACagcaaaaattctttaaaattatatattgaagCTAAAGATAATGGGATTCCTCCTCTCAGTTCCATAGCAACGGTTATGGTAAATGTCATCAACCAACACAACAATCCTCCAAATATTGATGTGAACTTTATTTCTACACAGAATCACAACACAGCCACCATTCTGGAAGACATCAAAGTTGGTAGTTTCATTGCTTATGTGATGGTCACTGACAATGATGTTGGACACAATGGAGAGGTGAACTGTCATATCAAAGACGACACATTCAAACTACAGTCAATGGGATCGAAGGAATATAAAATAGTTCTAAAGAAAGcagtagacagagagacacaggaaCATTATCACTTTACTGTGTCGTGTGAAGATAAAGGATTACCTGCTCTGAAAACTGATAAAGATCTGTCAATCCAAGTGTTGGATGTGAATGATGTAGAACCACACTTTACGAAAGACACATTCAAGTTCCTTACCTATGAGAATGACAAAGCTAATTTCCCTATTGGCTTTATCAATGCTACAGACCCAGATATTGGTAAGGGAGGTGAATTGTCTTATTCTCTGAGAAATAAACAGCAATATCGTCTGCCATTCCAGATTATCAACTCTGGCTTTATTTCAACAAACCAGTCTTTAGACAGAGAACACAGAGATTTCTATGAGTTTGAGGTTTTTGTGAAAGACAATGGAAGCCCATCTCTGAATAACacagtgaatgttgaagtggaagTATTGGATAGAAATGATAATGCTCCATATTTTACATTTCCTAGTGTTGACCATTTCACTCTTAATGTCCACTATCATCCGCAAAGTAAGAACGACATCACAGTTCTGAAAGCATCTGATATAGACAGTCACATGAATGCTTTTCTCAGGTACGAAATCGTTTCAGGTAATGAGAGACAGTTATTCAAACTGGACTCTTTCACTGGTGTGTTATCTTACTCTCgcacagtttaccaaaatgatgccgGATCATATGAGCTTGAGTttgttgtgaaagacagtggtactCCAGTTCTGTCAGCAACAACTAGTGTGTCTTTGACACTGACTGTTAGTAACAAGACGTCACCAATGTTCACAGCTGTGCACCTACCAAGTGATAACACAATAGATGCGACATTGTTGATTATCATTGTAGTAGCAGCTGTGATAGTATCTATAGCTATTGTGGTTTCTATAACCCTGTGTATTGTGAGATGTAACAATGTGAGAAATAGCTCATCTGAAAGAACAGCAGAAGAGAAACAGGCATACCAATGTCGCAATGAGATGAGACAGTTGATCTATCAAGGTAACAACAGTGTACCTGTGATGTCAGGTAATCGAGGAGAATTGTCAGACAGATATGGTCATTCGAGGAGCCATTACTATCCTGAAGACTGGAAGACATCGACAATGAACCGGACACTTCAGAAGTCTACAAAg CAGAAATACAGTCAACCCATTGAGGTGACATCTTACGGAGACAACAGACCATCCTCTAACTATCCCACTGACACATTGACCAGTCGTAAGAGCAGTGGACAGTGCTGGAGTGAGCGGTCAAGCCGACAGTATGAAGAAATACCAGCAATGTCAG GAATCTATGGTGGTGCCCCACCCGATGTATCAAGCACTAGTGAGAGAGACCATTACCAAGACAGATATGTGAAACCTCCAGAGAGACAGTTACCTTCAACACCAGATGTTGTTGTCAGTTAA